A region of Microbacterium suwonense DNA encodes the following proteins:
- a CDS encoding cupredoxin domain-containing protein produces MSRVRNSFMKGGALVAALLLLSGCASGPSVTPTGNTTEVTVTVDGMRFVPDVVEVPVGDELVITFENTGTEVHDLTLENGKSSARLMPDETEVIDAGIIAEDLDGWCSVSNHRAMGMELTVRAVG; encoded by the coding sequence GTGTCACGTGTCCGAAATTCCTTCATGAAGGGCGGCGCGCTCGTTGCCGCCCTTCTCCTGCTCTCGGGCTGCGCGTCCGGACCGAGCGTCACACCCACCGGCAACACCACCGAGGTCACCGTGACCGTGGACGGGATGCGGTTCGTGCCTGACGTCGTGGAGGTGCCGGTCGGCGACGAACTCGTCATCACCTTCGAGAACACCGGGACGGAGGTGCACGACCTCACCCTGGAGAACGGCAAGAGCTCAGCACGCCTCATGCCCGACGAGACCGAGGTGATCGATGCCGGCATCATCGCCGAGGACCTGGACGGGTGGTGCTCCGTGAGCAATCACCGCGCGATGGGCATGGAGCTGACGGTGCGGGCAGTCGGGTAG
- a CDS encoding alpha/beta fold hydrolase — protein sequence MSDLLSSLNNLPAPQFVEVGDGVGLATYSWGELDAPVVVLVHGFASSTADTWLHTGWVRMLEREGYRILGIDLRGHGASQKPHDADGYAVGSLARDVEAVLDTFLIDETLYAGYSLGARVGWQVLRDLGDRITRAVLGGVPDGIPLDRLDVGQVRRYIADGTPVTDPATQSYVELAERVAGNDLDALLALAEGMRSSRSIDPDPAQAPEQPVLFATGSEDAVIEGSRRLAEAAPQSSFFEIPGRHHFNALGSKAFRLAALEFLRAG from the coding sequence GTGTCCGATCTGCTCTCCTCACTGAACAACCTGCCCGCACCTCAGTTCGTCGAGGTCGGCGACGGCGTGGGCCTGGCGACGTACTCGTGGGGCGAGCTGGACGCACCGGTCGTCGTGCTCGTGCACGGGTTCGCCTCGAGCACGGCCGACACGTGGCTGCACACCGGATGGGTGCGGATGCTGGAGCGCGAGGGCTACCGCATCCTGGGCATCGACCTGCGAGGGCACGGCGCCAGCCAGAAGCCGCACGACGCCGACGGTTACGCCGTCGGCAGCCTTGCGCGCGATGTGGAAGCGGTGCTCGACACCTTCCTGATCGACGAGACGCTCTACGCCGGCTACTCGCTCGGTGCCCGGGTCGGCTGGCAGGTGCTGCGGGATCTCGGCGACCGCATCACCCGTGCCGTGCTCGGCGGCGTGCCCGACGGCATCCCACTGGATCGACTCGACGTCGGCCAGGTGCGCCGCTACATCGCCGACGGCACCCCAGTCACCGATCCCGCCACGCAGAGCTACGTCGAGCTGGCCGAGCGGGTCGCCGGCAACGACCTCGACGCCCTGCTCGCGCTGGCGGAGGGCATGCGCTCGTCACGGTCGATCGATCCCGATCCCGCACAGGCACCCGAGCAGCCGGTGCTGTTCGCGACCGGATCAGAGGATGCCGTGATCGAGGGCTCGCGCCGGCTGGCCGAAGCCGCGCCGCAGAGCTCGTTCTTCGAGATCCCTGGGCGGCACCACTTCAACGCCCTCGGCTCAAAGGCCTTCCGGCTGGCCGCGCTGGAGTTCCTGCGGGCAGGGTAG
- a CDS encoding type II toxin-antitoxin system VapC family toxin produces MSIAFDADVLIYAASQHPLGAGVAKLFASAGDDPVGIGSVLLLAEVLAKPMRADPDSTEVRALLSLLGHLELRPFDEPTARLSLALAMSYGLRAADAMHLATAVASGAEQFLTNNRKDFPKTIEEVEVIYPSELAI; encoded by the coding sequence ATGAGCATCGCCTTCGATGCGGATGTGCTCATCTACGCCGCATCGCAGCATCCGCTCGGGGCCGGTGTCGCGAAGCTCTTCGCGAGTGCCGGCGACGACCCGGTCGGCATCGGATCGGTGCTGCTGCTCGCGGAGGTACTCGCGAAGCCGATGCGCGCCGACCCGGACTCCACCGAGGTGCGGGCGTTGCTGAGTCTGCTCGGTCATCTCGAGTTGCGCCCGTTCGACGAGCCGACCGCACGGCTCTCCCTGGCGCTCGCGATGTCCTACGGTCTGCGCGCAGCGGATGCCATGCACCTGGCGACTGCGGTCGCCAGCGGTGCCGAGCAGTTCCTCACGAACAATCGCAAGGACTTCCCGAAGACGATCGAGGAAGTCGAAGTGATCTACCCGAGCGAGCTGGCGATCTGA
- a CDS encoding SDR family NAD(P)-dependent oxidoreductase has product MGKLDGKTAVITGATSGMALAGAKLFVEEGAHVFITGRHQDALDEAVKQIGRNVTGVRADSANLEDLDRVFEAVKQEKGSVDVLWASAGAGGSQKLGEVTEEQFDTAFSVNARGTLFTVQKALPLFNDNGSIIMTGSNASVRGYPDWAVYAGSKAVLPAYARVWVAELRDRRIRVNVLTPGQVSSPMMEKNLDAQMMAVFESVIPRREMGRPEEIASVALFLASDDSSYVNGMELVADGGSTVI; this is encoded by the coding sequence ATGGGAAAGCTTGACGGCAAGACCGCGGTGATCACCGGAGCCACGAGTGGAATGGCGCTTGCGGGCGCGAAGCTGTTCGTCGAAGAGGGCGCGCATGTCTTCATCACAGGGCGTCACCAGGACGCGTTGGACGAGGCCGTGAAGCAGATCGGACGCAACGTCACCGGTGTGCGGGCGGACTCGGCGAACCTCGAGGACCTGGACCGTGTGTTCGAGGCGGTCAAGCAGGAGAAGGGTTCGGTCGACGTCCTGTGGGCGAGCGCAGGCGCCGGTGGGTCGCAGAAGCTGGGCGAGGTCACCGAGGAGCAGTTCGACACCGCGTTCTCGGTGAACGCGCGTGGCACTCTGTTCACGGTGCAGAAGGCCCTGCCGCTGTTCAACGACAACGGGTCGATCATCATGACGGGCTCGAACGCCTCGGTGCGGGGCTACCCGGACTGGGCGGTGTACGCCGGTAGCAAGGCGGTGCTCCCCGCGTACGCGCGGGTGTGGGTCGCCGAGCTGCGGGACCGCAGGATCCGCGTGAACGTGCTGACCCCCGGCCAGGTCTCCTCTCCCATGATGGAGAAGAACCTGGACGCCCAGATGATGGCGGTCTTCGAGTCCGTCATCCCGCGGCGTGAGATGGGTCGGCCCGAGGAGATCGCCTCGGTGGCGCTCTTCCTCGCCTCAGACGACTCCAGCTACGTCAACGGCATGGAGCTCGTGGCGGACGGAGGCTCGACAGTGATCTGA
- a CDS encoding MATE family efflux transporter — MATTLITGRPWRVILAFSVPLLIGNVVQQLYQFVDAVVVGRQLGVNSLAAVGATGSLIFLVIGFAWGLASGFAIPTAQAFGASDAAGVRRSVATGTLLTAATSLILTVLGPLIAAPFLQLLQTPPELMAEATAFTQVTFIGGSTIMFFNYLAAIIRAIGDSTTPLVFLTISCGLNVGLVILMVGPLQWGVAGAAWATVVAQAISVLLCLLYVWRRVPVLHVRRADWKVTRANIVEHLRLGLPMGFQASIIAIGALIVQVALNTLGAEAVAAYTAASRVDSLASALLASLGLAASMYAAQNFGARRPDRIRRGTKQAIWMAVIASVTLGVIMVTLGVPAIRLFVGDGADEVVELAHLMLIINGVTYVLLGVLFVLRGVLQGLGRVLVPTITGIIELVMRVVAAVVLGAFLDFGGVALSNPLAWLGAVALLIPAYVRAHRDLARIPVAPAETTLTTPIAIVGPTDGSMVVDAVMTAPIPVAAPRLSRLRVPRRKR, encoded by the coding sequence ATGGCTACCACCCTCATCACCGGGCGCCCGTGGCGCGTCATCCTCGCCTTCTCCGTGCCGCTGCTGATCGGCAACGTCGTGCAGCAGCTGTACCAGTTCGTCGACGCCGTCGTCGTTGGCCGTCAGCTCGGCGTGAACTCGCTCGCGGCGGTCGGCGCCACCGGCAGCCTGATCTTCCTGGTCATCGGCTTCGCGTGGGGACTCGCAAGCGGCTTCGCGATTCCGACCGCGCAGGCCTTCGGCGCATCCGACGCTGCGGGCGTGCGCCGCTCGGTCGCCACCGGGACCCTGCTGACCGCTGCCACCAGCCTGATCCTGACCGTGCTCGGCCCCCTGATCGCGGCGCCGTTCCTGCAGCTGCTGCAGACCCCGCCCGAGCTGATGGCCGAGGCCACCGCGTTCACGCAGGTGACCTTCATCGGCGGCAGCACCATCATGTTCTTCAACTACCTGGCCGCGATCATCCGCGCGATCGGCGACTCCACCACGCCGCTGGTGTTCCTCACCATCTCGTGCGGCCTGAACGTCGGCCTCGTCATCCTCATGGTGGGCCCGCTGCAGTGGGGCGTCGCGGGAGCCGCATGGGCGACCGTGGTGGCGCAGGCGATCTCGGTGCTGCTCTGCCTGCTGTACGTCTGGCGCCGGGTGCCGGTGCTGCACGTGCGTCGCGCGGACTGGAAGGTCACCCGCGCCAACATCGTCGAGCACCTGCGGCTTGGTCTGCCGATGGGCTTCCAGGCCTCGATCATCGCCATCGGCGCACTGATCGTGCAGGTGGCGCTGAACACGCTCGGCGCCGAAGCGGTCGCCGCCTACACCGCAGCATCCCGCGTCGACAGCCTCGCCAGCGCCTTGCTCGCCTCGCTGGGTCTCGCCGCCTCGATGTACGCGGCGCAGAACTTCGGGGCCCGGCGCCCCGATCGCATCCGCCGCGGCACCAAGCAGGCCATCTGGATGGCGGTGATCGCCTCCGTCACGCTCGGCGTGATCATGGTCACCCTCGGCGTGCCCGCCATCCGGCTGTTCGTCGGCGACGGCGCCGACGAGGTCGTCGAGCTCGCGCACCTCATGCTCATCATCAACGGCGTCACCTACGTGCTGCTCGGAGTGCTGTTCGTGCTGCGCGGGGTGCTGCAGGGACTCGGCCGGGTGCTCGTGCCGACCATCACCGGCATCATCGAGCTCGTCATGCGCGTGGTCGCCGCGGTCGTGCTCGGCGCCTTCCTCGACTTCGGCGGGGTTGCGCTCAGCAACCCGCTCGCCTGGCTCGGCGCTGTCGCGCTGCTCATCCCCGCCTATGTGCGCGCGCATCGCGACCTCGCGCGCATCCCGGTCGCGCCCGCCGAGACCACGCTCACGACCCCGATCGCGATCGTCGGCCCCACCGACGGATCGATGGTGGTGGATGCCGTCATGACGGCGCCGATCCCGGTCGCAGCGCCGCGCCTCTCGCGCCTGCGGGTGCCGCGCCGGAAGCGCTGA
- a CDS encoding TetR/AcrR family transcriptional regulator, whose protein sequence is MTISEVKRRPLRRDAQARYDRLVAAARVEFAARGMDASLEKIARDADVAIGTLYRHFPTRMDLLLAAFEPRLREFLSEAEKALQIDDPWDGFVGYLENLFRLQAGDRGFNDFLSRRFPGNAATESIHDEMCQQIEDVLTRAQDAGRVRPDINRADIVNLIWFNGRMIDATSVTAPNAWRRQLHIMLDAYRAERAHPLPEPAMTDEQLYDAMVRLNAADPSR, encoded by the coding sequence ATGACCATCAGTGAGGTGAAACGCAGGCCCCTGCGCCGTGATGCGCAGGCGCGATACGACCGACTCGTCGCCGCGGCGCGCGTGGAGTTCGCCGCACGCGGCATGGACGCCTCCCTGGAGAAGATCGCCCGTGACGCCGACGTCGCGATCGGCACGCTGTACCGTCACTTCCCGACTCGGATGGACCTGCTGCTCGCTGCGTTCGAGCCCCGGCTGCGCGAGTTCCTCAGCGAAGCCGAGAAGGCTCTGCAGATCGACGATCCCTGGGATGGCTTCGTCGGCTACCTGGAGAACCTGTTCCGCCTGCAGGCGGGTGACCGCGGTTTCAACGATTTCCTGTCACGCCGGTTCCCAGGCAACGCGGCGACCGAGAGCATCCACGACGAGATGTGTCAGCAGATCGAGGACGTGCTCACTCGCGCTCAGGATGCCGGCAGAGTGCGTCCCGACATCAACCGGGCCGACATCGTGAACCTCATCTGGTTCAACGGCCGGATGATCGACGCCACCAGCGTCACCGCCCCGAACGCCTGGCGTCGTCAACTGCACATCATGCTCGATGCCTATCGGGCGGAGCGCGCTCATCCGCTGCCCGAACCGGCGATGACCGACGAGCAGCTGTACGACGCCATGGTCCGGCTCAACGCGGCGGACCCGTCCCGCTGA
- a CDS encoding histidine phosphatase family protein, with product MDAATDTLPDRPAPDHPQGKLVLLRHGETEWSRTGRHTGLTDIPLTAHGEELARAAGELVRGYDFRLILSSPLQRARRTAELAGLDAEIDPLLMEWDYGGYEGRTTRDIRAELGYDWTAFEHGVIRGKTPGETVEEVAARASRVLTRVLPAMASGDVALVAHGHYLRILASVFLRQAPRFAASISLDAGSASVLGFAREQPAILAWNHGPALPMQPSES from the coding sequence GTGGATGCCGCAACCGACACGCTGCCCGATCGCCCCGCCCCCGACCACCCGCAGGGAAAGCTCGTGCTGCTGCGCCACGGCGAGACCGAGTGGTCGCGCACCGGCCGGCACACCGGGCTGACAGACATCCCGCTCACCGCGCACGGCGAGGAGCTGGCGAGGGCGGCCGGCGAGCTGGTGCGGGGGTACGACTTCCGGCTGATCCTCAGCTCACCGCTGCAGCGTGCCCGGCGCACGGCCGAGCTCGCGGGCCTGGATGCCGAGATCGACCCGCTGCTGATGGAGTGGGACTACGGCGGGTACGAAGGACGCACCACTCGCGACATCCGAGCAGAGCTCGGCTACGACTGGACCGCCTTCGAGCACGGCGTGATCCGTGGGAAGACCCCCGGCGAGACCGTGGAAGAGGTCGCCGCCCGCGCCTCGCGGGTGCTCACGCGCGTGCTGCCGGCGATGGCGTCGGGGGATGTGGCGCTGGTCGCACACGGGCACTACCTGCGCATCCTCGCCTCGGTGTTCCTGCGGCAGGCACCTCGGTTCGCCGCCTCCATCTCGCTGGATGCCGGCTCGGCATCCGTGCTGGGCTTCGCCCGCGAACAGCCGGCGATCCTCGCCTGGAACCACGGGCCGGCCCTTCCGATGCAGCCCTCGGAGTCCTGA
- a CDS encoding J domain-containing protein has protein sequence MSFEGPLSASAYEVLGVAATVDDEALRRAYRVRLRQTHPDTGGDASEFIRVQHAWEHVGTPEDRAAYDRGRELPEWGAPPASAGRTGTRPRTTSYGRAGAWRRLRYLQLLTEHLGRPVTAGEAYDGATVRSAPWEVRRMLASALAEESAAAAIGQLGIGFTAWHDVVCGADAARKLDHAVLGPTGLYGLMSEDFGEPVRFRQGEAIGNGVGESTPVADLLSRIRTIARTARVRFAGAILILPDDDLVEPVNALGSVRGLAVAAVRRSALQTVLRGGIPGVRPLGVTEAFDVRTRMTQAARVLLP, from the coding sequence GTGAGCTTTGAAGGGCCGCTGTCGGCATCCGCGTACGAGGTGCTCGGCGTCGCGGCGACCGTCGACGACGAGGCGCTGCGCCGGGCCTACCGTGTGCGGCTGCGGCAGACGCATCCGGACACCGGTGGGGATGCCTCGGAGTTCATCCGCGTGCAGCACGCCTGGGAGCACGTCGGCACACCCGAGGATCGGGCCGCCTACGATCGCGGACGCGAGCTTCCGGAGTGGGGCGCACCGCCGGCATCCGCTGGTCGAACCGGTACGCGACCGCGCACCACGTCCTACGGACGCGCCGGCGCGTGGCGACGTCTGCGCTATCTCCAGCTGCTCACGGAGCACCTCGGACGCCCGGTGACGGCGGGCGAGGCGTACGACGGCGCGACCGTGCGGAGCGCGCCGTGGGAGGTGCGACGGATGCTGGCCTCCGCCCTCGCCGAAGAGAGCGCCGCTGCGGCCATCGGCCAGCTGGGCATCGGCTTCACCGCGTGGCACGACGTGGTCTGCGGGGCGGATGCCGCCCGCAAACTCGATCATGCGGTGCTCGGACCCACCGGGCTGTACGGGCTGATGTCGGAGGACTTCGGCGAGCCGGTGCGCTTCCGTCAGGGCGAGGCGATCGGCAACGGCGTGGGCGAGAGCACCCCGGTGGCCGACCTGCTCTCCCGCATCCGCACCATCGCGCGCACGGCCCGCGTGCGCTTCGCCGGCGCGATCCTGATCCTGCCGGACGACGATCTCGTCGAGCCGGTCAACGCGCTCGGATCGGTGCGAGGGCTGGCCGTCGCCGCCGTGCGCCGCAGCGCCCTGCAGACCGTGCTGCGCGGCGGCATCCCGGGAGTCCGTCCGCTGGGTGTGACCGAGGCGTTCGATGTGCGCACGAGGATGACCCAGGCAGCGCGCGTGCTGCTGCCGTGA
- a CDS encoding SDR family oxidoreductase has translation MAKIVVIGGTGLIGSKVVAKLKAHGHEAVAASPATGVDCLTGQGLADALQDAATVVDVSNSPSFAPDDVMEFFTTSTRNILEAEAEAGVSHHVALTIVGTNRPQNIPYFAAKTAQEKLIRDSGIGYSLVHATQFFEFVGSIADISTHGDTVRLPGALIQPIAAEDVATAVARAAAGTPAGDFEIAGPEAFGMDEFARRALAFRGDARTVVRDDTAPYYGAVIEERTLIPLDGAQIFGTTLEEWLPANPPRK, from the coding sequence ATGGCAAAGATCGTCGTCATCGGCGGCACCGGGCTGATCGGCTCGAAGGTCGTCGCAAAGCTGAAGGCCCACGGACACGAGGCCGTGGCCGCATCTCCCGCGACCGGGGTCGACTGCCTCACCGGACAGGGACTCGCCGACGCACTCCAGGATGCGGCGACGGTGGTGGACGTGAGCAACTCGCCTTCATTCGCGCCGGACGACGTGATGGAGTTCTTCACCACGTCGACACGCAACATCCTCGAGGCCGAGGCCGAGGCCGGGGTGAGTCATCATGTCGCGCTGACCATCGTCGGCACGAACCGCCCGCAGAACATCCCGTACTTCGCGGCGAAGACCGCTCAGGAGAAGCTGATCCGCGACTCCGGCATCGGATACTCGCTGGTGCACGCGACGCAGTTCTTCGAGTTCGTCGGCAGCATCGCCGACATCTCCACCCATGGCGACACCGTGCGTCTTCCCGGAGCACTCATCCAGCCGATCGCCGCGGAGGACGTCGCCACCGCCGTCGCCCGAGCGGCCGCCGGCACGCCAGCGGGCGACTTCGAGATCGCCGGGCCGGAGGCGTTCGGCATGGACGAGTTCGCCCGCCGCGCACTGGCGTTCCGAGGGGATGCACGCACGGTCGTCCGCGACGACACGGCTCCGTACTACGGTGCGGTGATCGAGGAGCGCACCCTGATTCCGCTCGACGGCGCGCAGATCTTCGGCACGACGCTCGAGGAGTGGCTCCCGGCGAACCCGCCCCGCAAGTAG
- a CDS encoding MFS transporter produces the protein MAGNIPLLTTYLRGMLTMVVAYAMFFGFPQWLQVERGFTAVTAGLLLLPTFATSLVVAAVTGRHAAVRAKLVVGAVAQIAGCIGMLFIDDDTHIVGLVVIAIVFGVPQGLLNLANQNAMFGQANPASIGASAGLLRTFMYLGAILAAAAIGVFFHDGIDTVGLHGLSGLMLGVAATMFVLVLSDRSLRRLDASGL, from the coding sequence ATGGCAGGGAATATCCCGCTGCTGACCACATATCTGCGCGGGATGCTGACGATGGTCGTCGCCTACGCAATGTTCTTCGGGTTCCCGCAATGGCTGCAGGTCGAGCGCGGATTCACCGCGGTTACCGCAGGACTGCTGCTGCTGCCGACCTTCGCGACGAGCCTGGTGGTCGCGGCGGTGACGGGACGGCACGCGGCGGTGCGCGCCAAGCTCGTCGTCGGCGCTGTCGCGCAGATCGCTGGATGCATCGGGATGCTGTTCATCGACGATGACACCCACATCGTCGGGCTCGTCGTGATCGCGATCGTGTTCGGGGTGCCTCAGGGGCTGCTGAATCTCGCGAATCAGAACGCGATGTTCGGGCAGGCGAACCCTGCCAGCATCGGAGCATCCGCCGGGCTTCTGCGCACCTTCATGTACCTCGGAGCTATCCTGGCCGCCGCCGCAATCGGCGTGTTCTTCCACGACGGCATCGACACCGTCGGCCTGCATGGTCTCTCCGGGCTCATGCTCGGGGTGGCCGCGACGATGTTCGTCCTCGTGCTCTCCGATCGCTCACTGCGACGACTGGATGCATCCGGGCTCTGA
- a CDS encoding NADPH-dependent F420 reductase translates to MSSITIIGAGNMARGIGSRAVRGGNTVQIIARDEAKAASLAKSLGTDVTTGAWGSAPTGDIVFLAVLFASAVPVAKEFGEALAGKIVIDITNPFNATGTGLAVPDDTSVAKLVDEATPASTHVVKGFNTLFSQILASGEPADVFFAGDDAQAKASVSTLITSLGLRPRDAGDLSMAHWLEGAGLLEMGLARGGLGIGFSLGVNIAEGN, encoded by the coding sequence ATGAGCAGCATCACCATCATCGGCGCGGGCAACATGGCCCGCGGAATCGGCAGCCGGGCGGTCAGGGGCGGCAACACCGTCCAGATCATCGCTCGCGACGAGGCCAAGGCGGCGTCGCTGGCGAAGAGCCTCGGCACCGACGTCACAACCGGGGCCTGGGGCTCCGCACCGACGGGAGACATCGTCTTTCTCGCGGTGCTGTTCGCCAGCGCCGTGCCGGTCGCTAAGGAGTTCGGCGAGGCCCTTGCAGGCAAAATCGTCATCGACATCACGAACCCGTTCAACGCCACCGGCACGGGACTGGCCGTGCCCGACGACACCTCCGTCGCGAAGCTCGTTGACGAGGCCACCCCCGCCAGCACGCACGTCGTGAAGGGCTTCAACACGCTGTTCAGTCAGATCCTCGCATCGGGCGAGCCGGCGGACGTGTTCTTCGCCGGTGACGACGCGCAGGCCAAGGCCAGCGTCTCGACGCTCATCACCAGCCTCGGACTCCGCCCGCGCGACGCCGGCGACCTGTCCATGGCGCACTGGCTCGAGGGCGCCGGGCTGCTGGAGATGGGCCTGGCCCGCGGTGGCCTGGGCATCGGGTTCTCGCTGGGCGTCAACATCGCAGAAGGGAACTGA
- a CDS encoding DUF4192 family protein, which translates to MDDLTTTRTGLRLPAIDPHDREQVFAHLASIADGMPELSLQLSNSEAYRGADESGENGGPFTHWEVLHLIVSLVETLFDEEVVAFSPAFHAQLAIMLQYPVVPDAVSMQIAFGREMGEESLRVIERLVAAAESLGLPVDEHIADLAASGQIGHDLPARCFRGELHRSPDRMRMRKAIDFFRVTAAQAPEPLRPPVLCVIAWLLWAMGKRPVALVYLREAVAIDPGHILALGCASHFSGHQPEWVRG; encoded by the coding sequence ATGGACGACCTCACGACCACGCGAACCGGACTCCGGTTGCCTGCCATCGACCCGCACGACAGGGAGCAGGTGTTCGCGCACCTCGCGTCCATCGCCGACGGCATGCCGGAACTCTCTCTGCAGCTGTCGAACAGCGAGGCGTATCGAGGAGCTGACGAGTCTGGCGAGAACGGCGGACCCTTTACTCATTGGGAAGTGCTCCATCTGATCGTCTCGCTCGTCGAGACGCTTTTCGATGAGGAGGTGGTGGCGTTCTCGCCCGCATTCCACGCACAGCTCGCGATCATGCTGCAGTACCCCGTGGTGCCCGATGCGGTGTCGATGCAGATCGCTTTCGGGCGGGAGATGGGAGAGGAATCCTTGCGGGTGATTGAGCGACTGGTGGCTGCCGCAGAGTCCCTTGGGCTCCCTGTCGATGAGCACATCGCCGATCTCGCGGCGTCCGGTCAGATCGGACACGATCTCCCCGCTCGGTGCTTCCGCGGAGAGTTGCACAGGTCCCCGGATCGAATGCGAATGCGCAAAGCCATCGACTTCTTCCGCGTCACGGCGGCGCAGGCCCCCGAGCCGCTGCGTCCGCCCGTGCTCTGCGTGATCGCCTGGCTGCTCTGGGCCATGGGCAAGCGACCGGTCGCACTCGTCTATCTGCGTGAGGCCGTTGCGATCGATCCGGGTCACATCCTGGCCCTCGGGTGCGCCTCGCATTTCAGTGGGCATCAGCCGGAATGGGTACGCGGATGA
- a CDS encoding SDR family oxidoreductase: MRIVVAGGTGTVGRHTVQAAHDAGHEVVVLSRASGADVQTGSGLDAALDRADAVIDVTNIMSLSAKRARAFFENGTRHLLAAEERAGVGHHVALSIVGIDDIDASYYAGKLAQERAVSAGTVPFTIARVSQFHEFAGQLLSGTRGPFALIPRAPVRPVAAREVGAHLVRVAEQGPQGRATDLVGPRDEDLAELARRQLAFDGIRRRVVEIRLPGAYGRGLASGSLRGGADAEHARIDFDQWLHSEDHVRR; the protein is encoded by the coding sequence ATGAGGATCGTGGTAGCCGGCGGCACCGGCACGGTCGGCAGGCACACCGTACAGGCCGCACACGATGCGGGACACGAGGTCGTCGTGCTCTCGCGTGCGTCTGGTGCGGACGTGCAGACCGGCAGCGGGCTCGACGCCGCCCTCGACCGGGCGGATGCCGTGATCGACGTGACGAACATCATGTCACTGTCGGCGAAGCGGGCGAGGGCCTTCTTCGAGAACGGCACCCGCCACCTGCTCGCCGCGGAGGAACGAGCGGGCGTGGGCCATCACGTCGCCTTGTCGATCGTCGGGATCGACGACATCGATGCGTCGTACTACGCCGGCAAGCTGGCACAGGAGCGCGCGGTCAGCGCGGGCACGGTTCCGTTCACGATCGCCCGGGTCTCACAGTTCCACGAGTTCGCCGGTCAGCTGCTGTCGGGCACGCGCGGGCCGTTCGCGCTCATCCCTCGCGCACCTGTTCGGCCGGTCGCCGCGCGCGAGGTCGGAGCGCACCTGGTTCGGGTGGCCGAGCAGGGGCCGCAGGGCCGCGCCACGGACCTCGTCGGACCGCGCGACGAGGATCTCGCCGAGCTCGCACGCAGACAGCTCGCCTTCGACGGCATCCGACGCCGGGTCGTCGAGATACGCCTCCCCGGCGCGTACGGTCGCGGACTCGCCTCCGGCTCGCTGCGCGGCGGAGCGGATGCCGAGCACGCGCGCATCGACTTCGACCAGTGGCTGCACAGCGAGGACCACGTGCGGAGATGA
- a CDS encoding GntR family transcriptional regulator, which yields MINKTGLRPLARTESLAEHAYVAIRDSIADGVLQPGSPITERQLAADLGVSPTPVREALRKLEHEGLVERSDSRRLRVAAQPEATLGELMEIEVLLRAAEARFAARKIGDDALAHLGRLVETVDREVSSADAFDLMALAREFDAVIAEAAGNPPLRRMIESFGILGGDDRIRTLEDDVADPTWTRGRVDDHLAIYRALLDHDEESAEALMRRHARSAMQRLTARPHAGGDAH from the coding sequence GTGATCAACAAGACCGGTCTGCGGCCGCTGGCCCGCACGGAGTCCCTGGCGGAGCACGCGTACGTCGCGATCCGCGACAGCATCGCCGATGGTGTGCTCCAACCCGGATCGCCCATCACCGAACGCCAGCTCGCCGCCGATCTCGGCGTGAGTCCGACCCCTGTGCGCGAAGCGCTGCGCAAGCTCGAGCACGAGGGGCTCGTAGAGCGCAGCGACTCGCGGCGTCTCCGGGTCGCCGCGCAGCCGGAGGCGACGCTCGGAGAGCTGATGGAGATCGAGGTGCTCCTGCGAGCAGCGGAGGCGAGGTTCGCGGCGCGGAAGATCGGCGACGATGCGCTCGCACACCTGGGACGGCTCGTGGAGACTGTGGATCGGGAGGTCTCCTCTGCGGACGCGTTCGACCTGATGGCGCTCGCACGAGAGTTCGATGCCGTGATTGCCGAGGCGGCCGGGAACCCGCCGCTGCGACGCATGATCGAGAGCTTCGGCATCCTGGGCGGCGACGATCGCATCCGCACCCTTGAGGATGACGTCGCCGATCCAACATGGACCCGCGGTCGTGTCGACGATCACCTCGCGATCTACCGCGCGCTCCTCGATCATGACGAGGAGAGTGCCGAGGCCCTCATGCGCCGCCATGCGCGCTCCGCCATGCAGCGCCTGACAGCGCGGCCGCACGCTGGCGGCGACGCCCACTGA